A window from Phalacrocorax aristotelis chromosome 5, bGulAri2.1, whole genome shotgun sequence encodes these proteins:
- the PTDSS2 gene encoding phosphatidylserine synthase 2 isoform X2 — translation MKYIDPHLGVPLPERDYGGNCLIYDPGNETDPFHNIWDKLDGFVPAHFFGWYLKTLMIRDWWMCMIISVMFEFLEYSLEHQLPNFSECWWDHWIMDVILCNGLGIYCGMKTLSWLSLKTYKWQGLWNIPTYKGKMKRIVFQFTPYSWVKFEWKPASSLRRWLAVCGIIFVFLLAELNTFYLKFVLWMPPEHYLVLLRLVFFVNVGGVAMREIYDFMDDPKFHKKLGQQAWLVAAITATEFLIVVKYDPHTLTLSLPFYITQCWILGIILVLTWTAWRFFIRDITLRYKEIRRQKQEHKHEKDKCLSNGDGHSSILDEQNGNKLRERKL, via the exons ATGAAGTACATTGATCCACATTTAGGTGTTCCTTTGCCGGAAAGAGACTACGGTGGCAACTGCCTGATTTATGATCCTGGCAATGAAACTGATCCATTTCACAACATCTGG GACAAACTGGATGGATTTGTTCCTGCTCACTTTTTTGGCTGGTACCTGAAA ACATTGATGATTCGAGACTGGTGGATGTGTATGATCATCAGTGTAATGTTTGAGTTTCTGGAGTACAGTCTGGAACACCAGCTTCCAAACTTCAGCGAATGTTGGTGGGATCAC tggATAATGGATGTGATCTTATGTAATGGATTAGGAATTTACTGTGGGATGAAGACTCTGTCTTGgctttctttgaaaacataCAAATGGCAAGGACTTTGGAACATTCCTACATACAA AGGTAAAATGAAGAGAATTGTCTTCCAGTTCACCCCGTATAGCTGGGTCAAATTTGAGTGGAAGCCAGCGTCCAGCTTACGCAGATGGCTAGCAGTCTGTGGCATAATCTTTGTA tttttattgGCAGAGCTGAACACATTTTACTTGAAGTTTGTCCTTTGGATGCCTCCAGAACACTACTTGGTCCTGTTACGACTTGTCTTTTTTGTCAATGTGGGAGGTGTGGCTATGAGGGAGATCTACGACTTCATGGACGACCC gaaGTTCCATAAGAAGCTGGGTCAGCAGGCATGGCTGGTTGCTGCTATTACTGCCACGGAGTTTCTGATTGTCGTGAAGTATGACCCCCATACGCTCAcgctctctcttcctttctacaTTACCCAGTGCTGGATCCTGGGGATTATACTGGTGCTCACCTGGACAGCCTGGCGTTTCTTCATTCG tgacaTCACCTTGCGGTATAAGGAGATAAGGCGACAGAAGCAAGAGCACAAACATGAAAAGGACAAGTGCTTGAGCAATGGTGATGGACACTCATCGATACTGGATGAACAAAACGGGAACAAACTAAGGGAGAGGAAACTTTGA